From the Aquitalea magnusonii genome, one window contains:
- a CDS encoding chemotaxis protein CheW: protein MSTSDEQAAELQLALPQDDEAGGADGSHYVTFCVEGELFAVPMAPVQEIIRVPGIVHLPLAPSALDGLANLRGKVLPILSLRRLFGLPDRAADEATRALVINLGMPLGFLVDHVASVVSARDEDIQSTDTLPDSARSEFLQGVIKDGDGRLILLLDFQVLIDRHFSGIQLRQEHGGSEVALTASQQEILRDESDDERQLVSFSVDGQEYAIDIQDVQEIVQMDGQLVRVPQSEAAQLGVVTLRSRLLPLISLRRLFGMPYDQDREQDRVVVIHLGGEQMVGLVTDSVSEVLRVPFNLIDEVPGMWNRRETREINAICRLEDGGRLVSILDVGQMFDEVELARTDAAEEGESDMASDDGLVADADSHDEDEQVVVFRLGKEEFGVPIMSVQEIVRVPEQLTFLPTAPDYMEGVINLRGTVLPVIDQRRRLGLGSIERSERQRIMVYLLRGLRTGFIVDSVAEVLKVPRHAFEPAPDMGEGSSRLICRVANLQKQGRLIMMIDPGMLLDDGEVGSLQMSLEQPA, encoded by the coding sequence ATGTCTACAAGTGATGAACAGGCTGCCGAGCTGCAGCTGGCGCTACCGCAGGATGATGAAGCTGGTGGTGCGGATGGCAGCCATTATGTGACCTTCTGTGTGGAGGGGGAGCTGTTTGCCGTCCCGATGGCTCCGGTGCAGGAAATCATCCGGGTTCCCGGTATTGTCCACTTGCCACTGGCACCGTCAGCCCTGGACGGCCTGGCCAATTTGCGTGGCAAGGTGTTACCCATCCTTTCTCTGCGCAGATTGTTTGGCCTGCCTGACCGTGCGGCGGATGAAGCAACCCGTGCACTGGTCATCAATCTGGGCATGCCACTTGGTTTCCTGGTGGATCACGTGGCCAGTGTGGTCAGCGCCCGTGACGAAGATATCCAGTCTACCGATACCTTGCCGGATAGCGCACGCAGTGAGTTCCTGCAAGGCGTGATCAAGGACGGGGACGGACGTCTCATCCTGCTGCTTGATTTCCAGGTTCTGATTGACCGTCATTTTTCCGGTATTCAGTTGCGACAGGAGCATGGTGGGTCTGAAGTTGCCCTGACCGCATCGCAACAGGAAATATTGCGCGATGAAAGCGACGATGAACGTCAGCTTGTTTCGTTCAGTGTGGATGGTCAGGAATACGCCATTGATATCCAGGATGTGCAGGAAATCGTCCAGATGGATGGCCAGTTGGTACGGGTGCCGCAGTCCGAGGCAGCACAGCTGGGCGTGGTTACTCTGCGCTCCCGACTCTTGCCGCTCATCTCGCTGCGCAGATTGTTTGGCATGCCATACGACCAGGATAGAGAGCAGGACCGTGTGGTGGTGATTCACCTTGGTGGTGAGCAGATGGTGGGTCTGGTGACAGATAGTGTCAGCGAAGTATTGCGTGTGCCCTTCAACCTGATTGATGAAGTGCCGGGCATGTGGAATCGCCGCGAGACCCGCGAAATCAATGCCATTTGCCGGCTGGAGGATGGGGGGCGACTGGTTTCGATTCTGGATGTCGGACAGATGTTCGATGAAGTAGAGCTGGCGCGGACCGATGCTGCAGAAGAGGGAGAGAGTGATATGGCAAGTGATGACGGTCTTGTGGCTGATGCGGATAGTCATGACGAGGACGAGCAGGTGGTGGTGTTCCGGCTGGGCAAGGAGGAATTCGGTGTGCCCATCATGTCGGTGCAGGAAATCGTCCGCGTGCCGGAGCAACTGACATTTCTGCCCACCGCACCCGATTACATGGAGGGCGTCATCAATCTGCGAGGCACGGTGTTGCCGGTAATTGACCAGCGGCGGCGTCTGGGGCTGGGCTCCATCGAAAGAAGTGAACGGCAGCGCATCATGGTGTATCTGCTGCGTGGCTTGCGCACCGGTTTCATTGTGGATTCCGTTGCCGAAGTGTTGAAAGTACCCCGCCATGCCTTCGAGCCTGCGCCTGACATGGGTGAAGGAAGCAGCCGGCTGATCTGCCGGGTGGCCAATCTGCAAAAGCAGGGCCGCTTGATCATGATGATAGACCCGGGAATGTTGCTGGACGACGGGGAGGTCGGCTCGCTGCAAATGTCACTGGAGCAGCCCGCCTGA
- the cheB gene encoding chemotaxis-specific protein-glutamate methyltransferase CheB, producing MGSKKIKVLVVDDSALMRRHLTTLFGEQEDMLTETAHNGKEAIAKLMEWEPDVITLDVNMPQMDGLQALALIMAARPTPVVMVSSITRVGAMATLEALALGAVDVVTKPEGTISLNIGSIRDELIVKTRAAASARLGKITQQPAVDAVPQRPRRLSPPTAAAPVDDGEISGMVLIGVSTGGPKTLELILPQLPADFPHPVVVVQHMPAGFTQSFAERMDRYCVLPVQEVHAAMPLRAGNIYIARGGADLQLSRRKSLVMATPRPADPAVLWHPSVSVMVRSAMDCLPASHLTGVMLTGMGYDGADEMTQLHQHGGRTIAESEETAIVFGMPMELARRGGASIVLPAHAIASQLIAWCQQGEKRHGAQEKCHAGY from the coding sequence ATGGGAAGCAAGAAGATCAAGGTACTCGTCGTCGATGATTCGGCATTGATGCGCAGGCATCTGACCACATTGTTTGGCGAGCAAGAAGACATGCTGACCGAAACGGCACACAACGGCAAAGAAGCCATTGCCAAGCTGATGGAGTGGGAACCCGACGTCATCACGCTGGATGTCAACATGCCGCAGATGGATGGTTTGCAGGCACTGGCGCTGATCATGGCAGCCCGGCCGACTCCGGTGGTGATGGTGTCATCGATTACCCGTGTTGGGGCAATGGCAACCCTGGAAGCCCTGGCACTTGGCGCTGTCGATGTAGTAACCAAGCCCGAAGGAACGATTTCCCTGAATATTGGCAGCATCCGTGACGAGCTGATCGTCAAGACACGGGCTGCCGCCTCGGCACGGCTGGGCAAAATCACACAACAGCCGGCTGTGGATGCCGTGCCGCAAAGACCACGCAGACTCAGCCCGCCCACCGCCGCTGCACCCGTTGACGATGGTGAAATCAGTGGCATGGTACTGATTGGGGTATCAACCGGTGGCCCCAAAACGCTGGAGCTGATTCTCCCCCAGCTGCCGGCCGACTTTCCCCACCCGGTGGTGGTGGTGCAGCACATGCCGGCCGGCTTCACCCAGAGTTTTGCCGAGCGCATGGATCGCTACTGTGTACTCCCGGTACAGGAGGTGCACGCCGCCATGCCCTTGCGCGCTGGAAATATCTACATTGCACGCGGCGGTGCAGACCTGCAATTGTCCCGTCGCAAGTCGCTGGTGATGGCAACGCCACGTCCGGCAGACCCGGCAGTGTTATGGCATCCCTCGGTTAGCGTGATGGTTCGTTCGGCCATGGACTGTCTGCCCGCATCACATTTGACTGGGGTCATGCTCACCGGCATGGGCTATGACGGTGCCGATGAAATGACCCAATTGCATCAGCATGGTGGCCGGACCATTGCCGAGTCGGAGGAAACCGCCATCGTGTTCGGCATGCCAATGGAACTGGCGCGCCGCGGCGGCGCCAGCATTGTTCTGCCAGCGCATGCCATTGCCAGCCAGCTTATTGCCTGGTGCCAACAAGGGGAGAAGCGTCATGGCGCTCAAGAAAAGTGTCACGCCGGCTATTGA
- a CDS encoding HEAT repeat domain-containing protein, producing MALKKSVTPAIEDAGESLSFADLITRLSSVSVDERRQAALALGQYPEAVLPLCRILPAESDRAVRDAALGSLRRLGGVEVAQHLADFLRSDDPMLRNGVIEVLQEMPDATASLVETLLRDVDPDVRIFTVNILESLKHPGVEGWLISVVEQDMHCNVVATAIDLLGEVGSPHALASLESAANRFADDPFIRFAVDMAKARIRQE from the coding sequence ATGGCGCTCAAGAAAAGTGTCACGCCGGCTATTGAGGATGCGGGAGAGTCGTTGTCATTTGCCGACCTGATTACCCGGCTGTCCAGTGTTTCCGTCGACGAACGTCGGCAAGCTGCACTGGCGCTGGGCCAGTATCCGGAAGCCGTACTGCCCTTGTGCCGTATTTTGCCGGCAGAGTCGGATCGCGCTGTGCGTGATGCAGCGCTGGGCAGCCTGCGCCGCCTGGGGGGTGTCGAAGTGGCGCAGCATCTGGCGGATTTTCTCCGTTCCGATGATCCGATGCTGCGTAATGGCGTCATCGAGGTATTGCAGGAAATGCCGGATGCCACCGCCAGTCTGGTGGAAACCCTGCTGCGTGATGTCGACCCGGATGTACGCATTTTCACGGTCAATATTCTGGAGTCGCTCAAGCATCCTGGTGTTGAGGGCTGGCTGATCAGCGTGGTGGAACAGGACATGCATTGCAATGTCGTGGCCACTGCAATTGACCTGTTGGGTGAGGTCGGCAGTCCACACGCCCTGGCCTCCCTGGAGTCGGCAGCAAACCGGTTTGCCGACGACCCTTTCATCCGCTTTGCTGTCGACATGGCCAAAGCCCGCATCCGTCAGGAATAG
- a CDS encoding CheR family methyltransferase, translating into MAQPLITTEDFMKFREFFYRKTGIYFDESKRYFVDKRLAERVRESGSENFRTYFTMLRFQASGEELQQLVNDMTVNETYFFRESYQFDCLVNSMLEEVAAQKKPGDTIRIWSIPSSSGEEPYSIAIFLLELWPKIEQFDVEILASDIDTSILDSAKQGIYSMRSLQYLPKTYLDRYFEPYSNQRYQIIEDLRQSIEFSRVNLNDRNDTRRFSNIDIIFCRNLLIYFDDISRKDAADTFYDSLNHGGFICLGHSESMSRISPLFTVRKFPDAIVYQKPRFG; encoded by the coding sequence ATGGCACAGCCGCTGATCACGACAGAAGATTTCATGAAGTTCCGTGAATTCTTCTATCGCAAGACAGGAATCTATTTCGACGAGTCCAAGCGTTACTTTGTCGATAAGCGCCTGGCGGAACGGGTGAGGGAATCCGGTTCGGAAAACTTTCGTACCTATTTCACCATGTTGCGCTTTCAGGCCAGTGGCGAGGAGTTGCAGCAACTGGTCAATGACATGACGGTGAACGAGACCTACTTTTTCCGGGAGTCCTACCAGTTTGACTGCCTGGTGAACTCGATGCTGGAAGAGGTGGCCGCACAGAAGAAGCCAGGAGACACCATTCGTATCTGGTCCATTCCGTCTTCGTCGGGGGAGGAACCATACTCCATTGCCATTTTCCTGCTGGAGCTGTGGCCAAAGATAGAACAGTTCGATGTGGAGATCCTGGCCTCGGATATCGATACCTCGATTCTGGACTCGGCCAAACAGGGGATATACAGCATGCGTTCGCTGCAATATCTGCCGAAAACCTATCTGGACCGCTATTTCGAACCGTACAGCAATCAGCGCTACCAGATTATCGAAGACCTGCGCCAGTCCATCGAGTTTAGCCGGGTCAACCTGAATGACCGTAATGACACGCGGCGCTTCAGCAATATCGACATCATTTTTTGTCGCAATCTGCTGATTTATTTTGATGACATCTCTCGCAAGGATGCGGCGGATACCTTTTACGACTCTCTCAATCATGGCGGCTTCATTTGTCTGGGGCACTCCGAGTCGATGAGCCGTATTTCTCCACTCTTCACGGTGCGCAAGTTTCCGGATGCCATCGTTTACCAGAAACCTCGTTTCGGTTGA
- a CDS encoding response regulator, producing MKRVLIVDDAATVRLYHRKILTDAGLSVDEAVNGIEALEKAMQSPYDLYIVDINMPKMDGYTFVRTLRADLSLMQSPAIMVSTESKEGDVVVAYMAGANGYIIKPAKPVELTLLTRLLLGEPD from the coding sequence ATGAAACGCGTACTGATTGTTGATGATGCCGCCACCGTGCGACTTTATCACCGCAAGATACTGACCGATGCCGGTTTGAGCGTGGACGAGGCCGTGAATGGTATCGAGGCGCTGGAAAAGGCCATGCAGTCGCCCTACGACCTTTATATCGTCGACATCAACATGCCCAAGATGGACGGATATACCTTTGTACGGACCTTGCGTGCCGACCTGAGCCTGATGCAAAGCCCGGCCATCATGGTGTCCACCGAATCCAAGGAAGGTGATGTAGTGGTGGCCTATATGGCAGGCGCCAACGGTTACATCATCAAGCCGGCCAAACCGGTGGAGCTGACCTTGCTGACACGACTGTTACTGGGGGAGCCTGACTGA
- a CDS encoding chemotaxis protein CheA encodes MNNPLLEQFVQEAREGLETIGRALLQLEHAPDDKEVINALFRSIHTLKGNSGLLGLTPLAGATHHAEDLLDQVRNGVLPFVADYADILLEWADFVSDCLDDLETGGELQVLRDDRAAQIATALKGCLGQAGPAVRPVEPQSPAVVADWLQSFPANVLEQEKHDAARESHPLSAVHYQPDSECFFSGEDPLLQLRQVEGLRWLDIQPVSPWPDMAELDIYRCNLEIRFLCRMDGQALKELFRYMAPYTKVRQLQGSTFRPVFYLDEAESDPRPLSEEEHTAWLKIVETQRKILELPADTGIWEGRLQSVVQTLANLYRYQQSQPMLEALSQAYDRCIELKSAEPVLRLLRGGDGNPAGFVDGTSSALAGSAPVAGPVQEDAGRRTDESAEKASRVLKVSQEKVDRLMDLIGEMVVAKNALPYLAGKAENQFGNRELAREIKSQYLVINRIAEEMQDAIMQVRMMPVGTIFQRFPRLVRDLSKKLHKQVELVLEGEDTEADKNVIERLAEPMIHILRNSLDHGIESPEARLAAGKPAQGCIRISAHQEADRVIIQIRDDGKGIDPAHVRRKAMEKSLIDAAKAESLSDADAIQLIFHPGFSTAEQVSDLSGRGVGMDVVRSAIEAVHGSFQLESKVGEGTLLQLALPLSMAVTNVMIIESSGQIFGVPMEMVVETVRVARSQIRHFKHNRSTVLRGRIVPLYGLNALLALDEEQMANEQDELAVLVLRMGAENVGIVVDEFRETVDIILKPMEGILAQLSVYSGTALLGDGTVLMVINPKELLLCL; translated from the coding sequence ATGAACAACCCTTTACTTGAACAGTTTGTGCAGGAGGCACGCGAAGGGCTGGAAACCATCGGCCGTGCCTTGCTGCAACTGGAGCATGCTCCGGATGACAAGGAAGTCATCAATGCCCTGTTCCGTAGCATCCATACGCTGAAAGGCAATAGCGGGCTGTTGGGACTGACACCATTGGCGGGGGCTACCCACCATGCCGAAGACCTGCTGGACCAGGTACGCAACGGCGTACTGCCTTTTGTGGCCGACTATGCAGATATCTTGCTGGAGTGGGCCGACTTCGTGTCCGACTGCCTGGACGATCTGGAAACCGGTGGCGAATTGCAAGTACTGCGGGATGACAGAGCCGCGCAGATTGCCACTGCCCTGAAAGGCTGTCTGGGGCAGGCCGGCCCGGCGGTGCGTCCAGTTGAGCCACAGAGCCCGGCCGTGGTTGCCGACTGGTTGCAATCCTTTCCCGCCAACGTGCTTGAACAGGAAAAGCATGATGCTGCCCGTGAGAGTCATCCCCTGAGTGCCGTGCATTATCAGCCTGACAGTGAATGCTTTTTCAGTGGGGAAGACCCGCTATTGCAGTTGCGCCAGGTAGAGGGTTTACGCTGGCTCGACATTCAACCCGTCAGCCCCTGGCCCGACATGGCGGAACTGGACATCTATCGTTGCAATCTGGAAATCCGCTTTCTATGCCGCATGGACGGTCAGGCACTCAAAGAGCTGTTCCGCTACATGGCCCCCTATACAAAGGTGCGGCAATTACAGGGCTCGACATTCCGCCCGGTTTTCTATCTGGATGAAGCCGAATCTGACCCGCGTCCCCTTTCAGAAGAAGAGCACACGGCCTGGTTAAAGATTGTTGAAACGCAGCGCAAGATTCTTGAACTGCCGGCGGATACGGGTATCTGGGAAGGGCGTTTGCAGTCCGTGGTGCAGACCCTGGCCAATCTTTATCGCTATCAGCAGTCGCAACCCATGCTGGAAGCGCTGTCCCAGGCCTATGACCGGTGCATCGAGCTCAAGAGCGCCGAACCTGTCTTGCGTTTGCTGCGCGGCGGAGATGGTAATCCGGCAGGTTTCGTCGATGGCACCAGCAGTGCCCTGGCAGGCAGTGCTCCCGTTGCCGGCCCGGTGCAGGAGGATGCTGGCCGGCGGACGGATGAATCTGCTGAAAAGGCCAGCCGGGTACTCAAGGTCAGCCAGGAAAAGGTAGACCGGCTGATGGACCTGATCGGCGAAATGGTGGTGGCCAAGAATGCGCTGCCATACCTGGCTGGAAAGGCGGAAAACCAGTTCGGCAACCGCGAATTGGCACGCGAAATCAAATCCCAATATCTGGTGATCAACCGCATTGCCGAAGAAATGCAGGATGCCATCATGCAGGTACGCATGATGCCGGTGGGCACCATCTTCCAGCGCTTCCCCCGCCTGGTGCGTGACTTGTCGAAAAAACTGCACAAGCAGGTGGAGCTGGTTCTTGAAGGAGAGGACACCGAAGCCGACAAGAATGTCATCGAGCGGCTTGCCGAGCCGATGATCCATATCCTGCGCAATAGCCTGGACCATGGCATCGAATCACCCGAGGCCCGTCTTGCTGCCGGCAAACCCGCCCAGGGTTGCATCCGCATCAGTGCCCATCAGGAGGCAGACCGGGTCATCATCCAGATTCGAGATGATGGCAAGGGGATAGATCCGGCCCATGTGCGGCGCAAGGCCATGGAAAAGTCATTGATCGATGCTGCCAAGGCTGAAAGCCTGAGCGATGCGGATGCAATCCAGCTGATTTTCCATCCCGGATTTTCCACGGCGGAGCAAGTTTCCGACCTGTCCGGGCGGGGTGTGGGCATGGATGTGGTGCGCTCCGCCATTGAAGCCGTGCATGGCAGTTTCCAGCTGGAAAGCAAGGTTGGAGAGGGCACCTTGTTGCAACTTGCTCTGCCGCTGTCCATGGCCGTCACCAATGTGATGATTATCGAGTCTTCCGGGCAGATCTTCGGTGTGCCGATGGAAATGGTGGTGGAAACCGTCAGGGTTGCGCGAAGCCAGATCCGTCATTTCAAGCACAATCGCTCCACCGTGTTGCGTGGCCGTATTGTTCCCCTGTACGGCCTGAATGCCTTGCTGGCGCTGGATGAGGAGCAGATGGCCAACGAGCAGGACGAGCTGGCGGTTCTGGTGCTGCGCATGGGTGCGGAAAACGTAGGCATTGTCGTGGATGAGTTCCGCGAAACCGTGGACATCATTCTCAAGCCCATGGAGGGCATCCTGGCGCAACTGTCCGTGTATTCGGGTACGGCCCTGCTGGGAGACGGTACCGTCCTGATGGTGATCAATCCCAAGGAGTTGCTGCTATGCCTCTGA